CGCATGGAGCCTGGCCGACCCGGCCGAGGCCGCGGTGCCCGCCGGCCCGCGCCTCCTGCTGCCCGCGGTCCGGCCCGGCCACGGCGGCGCCTACGCCTGTCTCGCAGCGAACCCTCGCACCGGCTACCGCCGCCGCTCGCTGCTCAAACTCATGGTGGCGGGTGAGGGCGgcggggtgggatggaggggcgGGGTCAGCAAGGAAGGGCGGAGGTGCCCGGGAGAAGGGGCGGAACCGGCAAGGGGCTGGGATACCCGGGGGGGATGGGCGGGGGGGAAAAAGCGTGGTGGGGCGTGGCCGGCAGGGAGGGGCGGAGATCCCCGTAGAAGGAACGGGGGGATGCACAAGAGAAGGGGAGGAGCAAGGATGGCCAggagagggggcggggccagCACTGAGAGGGCGGAGCTTCCTCGGGATGAAGGCGTCTCATCAAATTAAGCAGCGGACTTCAACGGCAAAGAGTAGGAGACAGAAAGGAAAGGGACTAAGTTGCTTGGGCCAGTAAGTGGGATCAGCAAGAGAGAGAAGTTACCTGGGAAAGGGGGCAGAGTCACGAGAGAAAGGGGTGGCATCATTCTAGAAAGGGGCAGAATCGTCTTAGAAAGGGGGCAGGGTCCACTAGGAAGGGCAGGGATGTCAAGAAAAGGGGAGGGTTCAGTAGGAAGAGGCTACTCGCGGAGTAATCAAAGAGGGGGGGCCAAAGTTAACCTGGTGGAAGGGGTGGAGCTAGAAAAAAGGGTCGGGGTTACGTTTGGAAGGACAGGTATCAGTGTGGGAAGATGAAGTTTCCTTCGGAAAGGGGGGCAGTCAGTGGGGCTGCGACTGCCCACCTAGCCCAGGAGTTGCCGGGGAAAGGGAGCGGGGTCTGTAAGAGAACGGGGCGGGGTCAGTGCCTACAGGGCGGGCCCAGGTGAAGAAGGGGTGGAGTGAACGCGCGAGAGGCGGGGCTAGAGGGGAACTGGGAGAGAACTGACTGACCCCTtgatctctccctcccctccacagATCTGCCCCCCGGGTCCCCACAGTGCTCAGTCGAAGGGGGTCCTGGGGATCGCTTCCTCCGCTTCCGCTGCTCGTGGCCCGGCGGGTTCCCTGCCGCCTCCCTGCAGTTCCAGGGTCTCCCCAAAGGCGTCCAGGCGGGACCGGTGTCCTCTGTGCTCCTGGAGGCTGTCCCCGCCCAGCCCCGGCTCAGCGGCGTCCCCGTCACCTGCCTTGCTCGCCACCTGATGACCACGCGCACCTGCACTGTCACCCCGGGTGAGAGCCTGTGGGACTTCTTTCCTGTTTCCCGAGGAGGAGGggctatttctttcctcctttagaaCTTGAGAAAAGGGGACTTCCTAACTACAGGAAGAGAGATTTCCTCTATCTTTAACCCTACAGAAGGTATGAGGTTTTCCCTATACCGCAAGCAGGGGCGGGGCCAAAATTTCTTTCCTGGACCCAGGAAGAGGGCTGACACTTTCCCACGTGTTCAGAGCAATACATGGTTGAGAATAATATGAGTTTCCCAGGCCAGGACCTGGCCTGTCTTACGTACTTCCTAAGTCCTTGTTAAGGAaatcagatgaatgaatgagggagtgaTTGAAAGGGCAGATCTTCTTCTTTTGGCTAAGGTGCCCTATTAGATTCACCAAAAGGCACAGGACTTGTTCTCTTTCTTGATTGGGTTTCTTCCACCTGCAGAGGCCCCTCGAGAGGTGCTGTTGCATCCGATGGTCGAGGAGACACAGTCAGGGAAGGTGGAAGTGGCGCTGCAGGCCTCTGGCTGTCTCCCACCTTCTCGAGCATTTTGGGCCCGGGAAGGGCGGCCCCTGGCCTCCGGAGACCAGGGACGCCTGCGACCTAGCCAGGATGGGCAGAGGCTCCTCATCGGCAACTTCAGCCTGAACTGGGACCTGGGAAATTACTCCGTGCTGTGCAGTGGGGCGCTGGGTGCTGGGGGCGACAAGATCACCCTCACTGGTGAGCCCCATCCTTTCCCAGAACCCAGGTCCTCCAGCCCTCTCTTCTCTCAAACCCAGGAGACTGGGATTCCAGCCTGTTCCTCCCTCAGACCAAGGAGTCCAGGCCCCCAGTTCCCTCCTCCCTTGGACACAGATATCTTGGTCCCCGGCCTCTGCCGACCCCAGACCCTAGAACTCCCACCCCCAGATCCCTGACCCGTCAGGGAATCCTGGACCCCAGTCACTTTTTCCATGAAACCCTCAGACCCAAGAGTTTGGGCCCCCAGTCCCTTCCTTTCTTAGACCCAGGAGTTGGGGTCTCCAGACCTTCTGCCCCTGGGACCTAGGAGTCCAGGCCCATggccctctttcctctccctgctaGTACCCATGAATCCAACCCCCACCTTgattccacccccacccccccagggccTTCTATCTCCTCATGGAGGCTGCAGAGAACCCGGGATGCAGCAGTGCTGACTTGGGATGTGGAGCGAGGGGCCCTGATCAGCAGTTTCCAGATCCAGGCACAGGTAGAGAACCCTGACCTGAGCAAAGCCACCGCGTCCGAGGACTGGATCTCCCTGCTCACCCTCGGAGCTCGGGATCGCTCAGCTGTGGTGCCCCTCCTTCCTCAGAAGCCTCGGGCCTGGGTCTTTCGTATCCTGCCCACTCTGGGGCACCAGCCAGGGACCCCATCCCAAAGCCAGGTCTACCGCGCCGGTGAGTGAGAGCTGCTGGGCTTCCAGCTGGGCTGAGAAGCCCTTCTCCTGGGCTTCCTCCTGTCAGTCTGTTTTGTTggatcttccttctttctctgtgttagtttcctgggcTTGCTGTAAGAAGGTACCATGAACTGTGTGGctggaaacaacagaaatgtattctctcctaACTCTGGAGGCCAGGATTCTGAAATCGGGGTGTCTGCAGGGCCATGCTTTCTCCGAGACTCTGCATAGACCCCTTGCTTGCCTCTTTCTAGCTTCTGACGGTGACGGTCAATCCTGGGCgccactccaatctctgccctcAGCTTCTcacagcctcctcctcctccctgtgtgtgcctctgtcttcttcttcttctttttttttaataaatttatttatttatttgtttttatttttggccatattgggtcttcattgcggtgcgcgggcttctcattgcggtggcttctcttgttgcggagcacgggctctaggcgcgagggcttcagtagttgtggcgcacgggcttagttgctctgtggcatgtgggatcttcctggcccagggcttgaacccgtgtcccctgcattggcaggcagattcttaaccactgtgccactagggaagccctgcctctgtcttcttgtaaggacacaagtcatatcagattaggacccaccctcatgatctcatctcGACTTGATTGGTTGCATTGTGTCTCCCCCCAAAGATACAGTAGTCCCCTTTTATCCTCGGTTTTGATTTCTGAGGTTTCAGTTACCAGGGGTCAACcgtggtctgaaaatattaaatggaaaatttcagaaataggCGATTCATAAGTTGTAAATTGTGTGCCTGAGTAGCGTGATGAAATCTCACGCTGGCCCCCTCCATCCCACCAGGGATGTGAATCACACCTTTGTCCGGAGTATTCTGCCTGTTACTTTGAAACTGTCTCAGTTATCAGTTCAACCGTTATGCTGTGTCAGTGCTTGTGTTCAGGTAACCCTTATTTTAGTAATGGCCCCAAAgcgcaagagtagtgatgctggaaAAAGCATAGAATACATAGGGTTTTGCACTAGccgtggtttcaggcatccactgagggtcttggaatgtatcccctgAAGATAAGGGCAGGGGGAACTACTGTATACTGACGTCCTGACcctcagtacctgtgaatgtgaccttctttggaaaagaaGTCTCTGCATATTATCttgacttgattacatctgcaaagactctatttccaaagaaggttacattcacaggtactgaaGGTTAGGATATCACTGTGTCTTTTTGGGGGACACACAATTCAACCAGCAACACTCCCCACCTTCTAAGTATTGGATGTGTCAGTCCTCAGCCCTCTTCTCCACCTATATTTCTCCCCAGTGTGGCCTGTCCACTCtcatcaccttaaatatcatTAATACTCAGATGACTCTCAAATGTCTgatctccagcccagacctctgAACTCCAGACTTGAAAAGCCACCTCCCTACTTGACATCTTCACTTTGGATGTCCAGCTGGCATTTCAGACTTTACATGTCCAAAATAGATCTCTTGAGGTTTTTTTCTCTCCAACTAcaccctcccccccagcccccaccaaCTCTCCAGTCTTCCCATCCTGGGACATGGCACCACCCACGTGCTGACGTCACCTCCAACATCCCAAATACCAGCAGGGTCCCATCACTTCCTTCTGAAATGCTTTCCCAATCCATCCACCTCTTTCCATTACACGCTGGTCAGACACCACCATCCTCTCTTGCCTGGACTGCAGCAGCCATTTACCTGGGCTCTATATGCCCCCTCTTGCCCTCTTACAATCCATTCTCCAGGTAGAAGCCGAAGTTATGCAAATCCGATCACGTTGTTGCTGCCTTGCTTAAAAGCCTTTCATGCCTAGGCTCTGGCCCCTGTTAATCCCTCTAACTTCATCCTTTACCTCTTCCACCTTCATTCCGTGTCCGCCACCCACAGTTTTCATTGAACGCAGAAAACTCTTTCCTACGTCTGAGTCTTTGCAtgttctgttccctctgcttggaacacCCTTCCCCCTGTTTAGCATGCCCGGCTCCTTATTccccaggtctctgctcaaatgttccTCAAGGACCTTCCTTCACCAGCTTTTCTAAATGTCACCTCCCCTTCCATTATTTCTATCATagcccatttattttttcttctgagcACAATCTgaaattatgttatttatttgcaCATTCGTTTCTGATTTCCCTCCTAAAATTAATCCTCACGGTAGCAGGTATGTTGGTTTGCTCACCAATGGATCTTCACCACCTGGCAGAAGGCCAGGCACACCACATTCACTCAGGAAATGTTAAATGAATTGAGAGTGCTGGGGTCCCAGATTCCTGGGTTCTGAcggggggctggggcagggggctcaGGAAACTGGTCCGGATTTGGCTCCTGCTCCCCTTATCCGCCTTCTCTTGGTCTCTTCCAGGCCCCACCCTGGGCTCCGGGGCCATCGCTGGCATCGTCCTGGGCTCCCTGCTGGGCCTGACGCTCCTGGCAGCAGTTCTCATCCTGTGCGTCTGCTATCTGTGCCACTTTCAAGGTGAGTGAGTGACCAGCTGGTAGGTTCCCTACAGAGAGTCCCATTGGTTCAGGCTCTGAACCAATCAGCAGCAGTTACCTCATCCAACCTGCCTTCCTACCTCCGTATCAGCCAATCAGAGTAAGGCTCCACCTCTCAGCCCAGCTTCCCTTGCCATTGACTGGGTGGGCATGTCAGAGCAGCCAATCAactgtttctatttctcttcctgTCCCTTTCCCCAGGAGAGACTCCTAACAAAAAGAAGCATCCTCCCAAGTTGACCCCTGTATTCTCCCTACCGGAAAGGAAGTTTCAGAGCGAGACCCCAGAGCAGACCCCACAGCCTCTGCCCCTCAGGGTTCCACTGGAGGACCCTAGCCCGACCAGGGCCCACCCAGTGAGTGTGGGTGCCCCAGTGTCCTGGAATGGAGGTGGAACTTTTTGTGTTTTAGTCAGGCAGAGGAGATGGTTTGAATTCTCTTCCTCCAGCTTTTCTTATTGCTTTACAAAGTTGGtagattttcccttttttttttttttttttaaatatataaaagttgaACGGGACTTCCCAtccaatttttatatatattaaaagaagtGCGAAATTCCAATTCCCCCCCCAAATGAAGGAAAACGCCTTCATTCTTCTCCGTAAAAATTGGCAaaacttccattttctctccGAAGTGGGATAGAACGTCTTCTTCCCCATACAATTTGGGTTGTTGCATGTCTTATCTCTCCCAAGGGTGGCTAGACATTTTTTCCTCCTTGCAAATGGAGGGAACTCAGCTAATTTCGGAATGGTGCGAGCTAGCTCTAGAAAAGGGTGAGTTATGTCACATCCAGGGTAACCCCTGAAGTTGTCCCCcatccctcctttctctttcagGCCACTGATCCCAGGACAGTCAACTTTTCACATTGGGTCCCCAAGACTGTTCGGGCAGCCACGCAGGTGTGACCAGGGCTTGTGGCCTGCTCTGCACAGGACTTTTGGGATGGGACTTCCTGTTTCACCCCAGCAGCAGTAGGGGACCTCCTGTCCTGCTGTGATTGAAGGTTGGACCCATAAAGTGGGacttcctgtctccctctctcagcGCAGAAGACTCGCCTTGTATTTGTGCAACTAAGGAGACGGGACTCCTGGGCTAGGAGAGACTCCTGCTGACCTAACAGTGTGGCTTGCACAACTTTCAAGCAGTCGAGGATCTGTGGCCGACTGGCAGGGCTTGCTGTGCTGCCCCGAGCTGGAGGGGGCGCCCTGCCTCCATTCTCTGGAAAGGTCTTCCTATATCAACGTTTGCCTGCTTCAGGCCACGCTCCATCCAGCTCCCAGAGTCTTCATCTTAGATCAGATCGCGTTCCTCTTCTCTTTAAGCCCTTCTATGGCTGCCCGTTGCCCTTCAGATATTGTCCAGACTCCTCATCGTGACCTTCAAAGTCTTGTGGTTTGGCCTCTGTCACAGCCTCTCTGACCTTCCCTTCCAGAAATTTCACCCCTGCTTCTCTCCACCATACTTAAGTttgcctccaggcctttgctccCAGAGTGTACTGTGCCTGCAGCAGCATTCTTTGCTCTATGTCATTCATTTTTCAAGTGTAAAGGTAACCGTTACCATCTTAGAGGACCCTTCTCTAACCCATGACCCTAACATGCCTCAGTCGTGGGTTAGGTCCCAGAGGCCCTGAGCCTCCTACTCCTCGTACTTAGATACGTAACTGTTTGCTTAGCCTCCGACCCCCTCTTAACTGGGAGCTCCACGAAGGTAGAGACCGTGTCATTATCCTGAGCACTTAACACAGAGTTTGGTACACTGCAGGCCATCCACATTTGTTGACTGATCAAATATTTGGGGCCAGTGAAGGCCTGGGCTTGCTGCTACCATCCCCAGCAGGATGCCTTCCTCTTCCACCTGGGTTTCTCACTGGAAATTTACGGAGTGCATCCATGAAGATTCTTTTGGCTGTAAGTCACAAAATAAATGGTGGCAAGAGATGGAGGTAGGTGGTTTCAGGCTGGCTCAGCAACTCAGTGACCCCATCAAGTACCTGGGCTCTTcgtgtccttctactctgccacccTCAGTGGGTCAGCATAGTGTCTCACGtagcaagatggctgctgcagctcaCATCTTCACACAACTGTATCTGACGACAAAAGGAAGGGAGCAGGGTTCCTCTCCTCTCGTGAGTGGGGGAAAAAATTTCCTGGAAGCCTAACAGTAAACTTCCCTTATGTCTCATTGAACAAAAACTGGCCACAtcactgcaagggaggctgggaaaccaAATATCTCAGCCTGTATCGTGGGAGGTGGGCAAAGAGGAAAGTGGAAACAACTAAAGTATAGGCAACCAGCATCTGTCTCAGGGAAGGAAAGGATTCTGGTTAAAGATCGGGGTGAAAGCGGCCTTTAGGAAATACAGTCCTtggatctttttaaaaaggtggTGCCTGGGGTCCTGGATACCTGGACTCTCTACATCTATATCAGctagaattttcatttcctttttaatcaCTAGAAACAGAAAACCTAGCATGAGTTGGCTTAAACATACATGGGACTTTATTGCTTATGTAAGTGAATGTGGGCATCAGGTAAGTTTTGATCCACTTACTCAAGTGATGTCCTCATGGACTCAGTTTCTCTAGACTTTCCACTCTGCATTCCATAGTGTTTCTGTCATTCTCGGGCTCCACGTGTTGTCTTCCCCACCATCGCTATCCCTATAGACCCAAGATCTCtccatgcaatggagaaaaggaaccctgcAGATCTAGACTTCACACCATTGAGCCACATGATCCAGCAGAAGACCATCTCTTCTTGGGAAATCCACACAGCTCTGGTGTTCACTCTCTCATTAGTCTGGCTGGGTCACGTGCCCACCTCTAAACCAGTCACAGTGGGAAATGGGCTATGCTGAGTGGCTTAAGCCAATCGGGTCACCTCTGCAAATGGATCAATTCCAAATCGAccaaagagaaaagggagggcAGAAATGATGCTGGGGGGGCACCACCCATGACCACAACTCTCTGCCCTCCACTCACCCATATCCTTAATGACATTGACACCTGCAGGCGGAGACTTTGGAAAAAGGCGTTTATTGGTGCGGTGGTCTCAACACTCCCCATGACTTGGAACACACGGCCCCCAGGGCCCCCCGTCCCCCCTCCCttgcacccctccccctgccctccctgtcCCCCGGACCCTGGGAATGGAAGACAATGTGGGATGGGGCCCACGCCCCCGTCTGAGGTACAGTCACTGCCCCTTGCCCCTCTGCCCCTgc
Above is a window of Balaenoptera ricei isolate mBalRic1 chromosome 19, mBalRic1.hap2, whole genome shotgun sequence DNA encoding:
- the VSIG10L gene encoding V-set and immunoglobulin domain-containing protein 10-like, producing the protein MDTSRTLLLFLFLASGVRVLAAVKASSGIQRTNLSSDSESSSQGPGLKVPSIKPPSWKFPDQSPGSKASADIPHSEWSPEVLNLKDVPGSFRSSVSAESKNLNLDPFSGIPGSQVFPRTSGSQVPAPNPEPSSSVKTPASKSQVPNTTVSVEAPVSKLPPQDQDLKSSAWSLDSKVTSEARSGPSLPLQMGGPLAVLVGTTIQLPLAPVPGLGPPSPLLVWRQGSKVLVAGGLGPGAPLISLDPTYGDRLRFDQTRGSLELSSAQLEDAGLYTAEVIQAGVSRQIWEFMVRVYEPVSKLSVKPEDPETEEGAAELRLRCVGWRPGRGELSWTRDGRVLGSADPAGVEPLRIRVEGDELLIARPTRSDQARYTCRVHSPFGHTEAATNVSVFYGPDLPVITVSSDRDADPSLFVTAGSNVTLRCTAASRPPADIAWSLADPAEAAVPAGPRLLLPAVRPGHGGAYACLAANPRTGYRRRSLLKLMVADLPPGSPQCSVEGGPGDRFLRFRCSWPGGFPAASLQFQGLPKGVQAGPVSSVLLEAVPAQPRLSGVPVTCLARHLMTTRTCTVTPEAPREVLLHPMVEETQSGKVEVALQASGCLPPSRAFWAREGRPLASGDQGRLRPSQDGQRLLIGNFSLNWDLGNYSVLCSGALGAGGDKITLTGPSISSWRLQRTRDAAVLTWDVERGALISSFQIQAQVENPDLSKATASEDWISLLTLGARDRSAVVPLLPQKPRAWVFRILPTLGHQPGTPSQSQVYRAGPTLGSGAIAGIVLGSLLGLTLLAAVLILCVCYLCHFQGETPNKKKHPPKLTPVFSLPERKFQSETPEQTPQPLPLRVPLEDPSPTRAHPATDPRTVNFSHWVPKTVRAATQV